Proteins encoded together in one Psychrobacter sanguinis window:
- a CDS encoding YdcH family protein, with protein sequence MFPEHRDLISELKNTDTHFQKMFKEHNDLDTQIDKLENDVVKSVSREEEIEDMKRRKLALKDEIGRYLDQKSQEK encoded by the coding sequence ATGTTCCCTGAACATCGTGATTTAATCTCTGAGCTTAAAAACACTGACACTCATTTCCAAAAAATGTTTAAAGAGCACAATGATTTAGATACGCAAATCGATAAGCTTGAAAACGACGTGGTTAAATCAGTAAGTCGTGAAGAAGAAATCGAAGATATGAAGCGTCGTAAGTTGGCACTTAAAGATGAGATTGGTCGTTATTTAGATCAAAAAAGCCAAGAAAAATAG
- a CDS encoding M3 family metallopeptidase, protein MQTPSSTIDIDPNLKLVDFNQVTPEQLKAQITEAIDSGNQFLDKLDEQFEQQPDAVVQPQPALTDIIEFDHIGLNLDRSWGILSHLNSVMSNEDIREVHHEMLPLLSAFSTRVGQNKPLYTRYQAIKNDHTFFDALEPARQRAIELAIQSFELSGVALDADKQSDYAEIQSQLSTLSAKFSDNILDATQAYALPLKEEQLAGITESGLAILKAAAEQYIAKQSETGKSLEDKPEYVATLDIPVYLAVMTHADDRDLRETLYKAYVTRASELDNHKNSKDESLDNSQVMAEILALRAKKSKLLGFDNYAQVSLSRKMADSAEQVESFLRDLAEKATPAAQRDLEQLKAEAINYGIDNIEPWDTAYLAEKVKQAKFKLSQEEIRPYFPLPRVIDGLFSIVNKLFGVRAVEMSDKVSLWHDDVRFYQLFDKNEVGDERLIGGFYFDLYARSGKRGGAWMSGFQARYEYLGASDTYSQLPVCFMVGNFTPPTADKPSLLTHDEVLTLFHEFGHGLHHLLTEVSISDVAGVNGVEWDAVELPSQFLENWAWNSEGIALISAHVDSGEPLPKSQLEALLAAKNFQSGMQTLRQIEFALFDLLIHAASPAPDYQGILSTLDQVRDDVAVTPTPDYNRFANGFSHIFAGGYAAGYYSYKWAELLSADAFSRFEEEGVFNAATGQAFRENILAVGGSLPAKTNFENFRGREASIDALLRHGGFVDEKDGEVA, encoded by the coding sequence ATGCAAACTCCCTCTTCTACCATCGACATTGATCCAAATTTAAAATTGGTTGATTTTAATCAGGTAACCCCAGAACAGTTAAAAGCTCAAATAACTGAGGCCATTGATTCTGGTAACCAATTTCTAGATAAGTTGGATGAACAATTTGAGCAACAACCTGACGCTGTAGTACAGCCGCAGCCAGCCTTAACAGATATTATTGAATTTGATCATATCGGGCTTAATTTAGACCGTAGTTGGGGCATCTTATCTCATCTTAACAGTGTGATGAGTAACGAAGACATTCGTGAGGTACATCATGAGATGCTACCGCTACTGTCTGCGTTTAGTACTCGTGTCGGTCAAAATAAACCGCTATATACCCGCTATCAAGCCATCAAAAACGACCATACTTTTTTTGATGCGTTAGAGCCTGCCCGCCAGCGTGCTATTGAACTTGCTATTCAAAGCTTTGAGTTATCTGGAGTGGCATTGGATGCTGACAAGCAAAGCGATTATGCTGAGATTCAAAGTCAACTCTCTACCCTATCAGCGAAGTTTTCGGACAATATTTTAGATGCCACTCAAGCTTATGCATTGCCTTTAAAAGAAGAACAGCTTGCTGGTATTACTGAAAGTGGGCTTGCCATACTGAAAGCAGCCGCTGAGCAGTATATTGCCAAACAGTCAGAGACTGGCAAATCGTTAGAAGATAAGCCTGAGTATGTGGCCACACTAGATATCCCAGTATATCTGGCAGTGATGACCCATGCGGATGACCGAGACCTGCGTGAGACTCTTTATAAAGCTTATGTTACCCGTGCCTCAGAACTTGATAACCACAAAAACAGCAAAGATGAGTCGTTGGACAACAGTCAAGTCATGGCTGAGATTCTGGCACTGCGAGCGAAGAAATCTAAGCTATTGGGTTTCGATAACTACGCCCAAGTTTCGCTATCTCGCAAGATGGCAGACAGTGCCGAACAAGTAGAAAGCTTCTTACGTGATTTGGCTGAAAAGGCAACGCCAGCAGCCCAACGTGATTTAGAACAATTAAAAGCCGAAGCCATTAATTATGGCATCGATAATATTGAGCCTTGGGACACTGCCTATCTTGCCGAAAAAGTAAAACAAGCCAAATTCAAATTGTCACAAGAAGAAATTCGTCCGTACTTCCCTTTACCTAGAGTGATTGACGGCTTATTCAGTATTGTGAATAAGCTATTTGGAGTACGTGCTGTAGAAATGTCGGATAAAGTCTCTTTATGGCATGACGATGTTCGCTTCTATCAGCTGTTCGATAAAAATGAAGTGGGCGATGAGCGCTTAATTGGTGGCTTTTACTTTGATCTATATGCCCGTAGCGGTAAACGTGGCGGCGCATGGATGAGTGGTTTCCAAGCCCGTTATGAGTATTTAGGGGCAAGTGACACCTACTCACAGTTGCCTGTTTGTTTTATGGTAGGTAACTTCACGCCACCTACTGCTGACAAACCTAGTTTGTTAACTCATGATGAAGTGCTGACCTTATTCCATGAGTTTGGGCATGGTCTACATCACTTATTGACTGAGGTCAGTATCAGCGATGTGGCAGGCGTTAATGGGGTTGAGTGGGATGCTGTCGAACTACCAAGCCAATTTTTAGAAAACTGGGCTTGGAACTCTGAGGGCATTGCGCTAATCAGTGCTCATGTAGATTCAGGTGAACCACTGCCTAAATCTCAGCTTGAAGCATTATTGGCGGCTAAAAACTTCCAAAGCGGTATGCAGACTCTGCGCCAGATTGAATTTGCACTGTTTGACTTATTAATTCACGCTGCTTCACCAGCACCGGATTATCAGGGTATTTTATCGACTTTAGATCAGGTACGTGACGATGTGGCGGTGACACCAACCCCAGATTATAACCGCTTTGCCAATGGCTTTAGTCATATCTTTGCCGGGGGCTACGCGGCCGGTTATTACTCTTATAAATGGGCAGAGTTATTGTCTGCAGATGCCTTTAGTCGCTTTGAGGAAGAAGGTGTGTTTAATGCAGCGACTGGCCAAGCTTTCCGTGAAAACATCTTAGCCGTTGGAGGTAGCTTGCCTGCCAAGACCAACTTTGAGAACTTCAGAGGTCGTGAAGCCAGCATTGATGCGCTACTTCGTCATGGTGGTTTCGTTGATGAAAAAGATGGCGAGGTGGCCTGA
- the ahpF gene encoding alkyl hydroperoxide reductase subunit F: MLDQGLLDAVKSYSEHMTRPIRFVIGQGNHDKKAELVDFLKQIASTTDKINFDEGAEDASLPSPISFKITTEIDSKESETGIVFSGIPGGHEFSSLILAILQAGGHTLKLDESIQNMVKRIGQPLQFQTYVSLSCHNCPEVVQALNQFALLNDGISNEMIDGGLFQEQVEANNIQGVPAVFLNGQPFLNGKVDTARIIDKLQQQYPDLLSAVEDDAEQLERQDVTVIGGGPAGVASAIYSARKGLKVTLIADRIGGQVKDTQSIENLISVPLTTGNELSANFEKHLKEYEITIKEHVSVKELSETEDENYTIHLNTGEQFETRSIILATGAQWRKLNVPGEEENIGSGVAYCPHCDGPFFKGKDIAVVGGGNSGIEAALDLAGIVKNVTVFEFADDLKADQVLVNKAKSIDNINIITSAATKEIKATDGKVTSIVYEDRTTGETKEQDLSAVFVQIGLVPNSEFVKGFVDMNRFGEIEIDEACKTDRRGIFAAGDVTTVPFKQINIAMGEGSKAALSAFEYLVMQ; the protein is encoded by the coding sequence ATGTTAGACCAAGGTTTATTAGATGCAGTAAAAAGTTATAGCGAACATATGACTCGTCCAATCCGTTTTGTTATTGGTCAAGGTAATCATGACAAAAAGGCAGAGTTGGTAGACTTTCTGAAGCAAATTGCCAGTACAACTGACAAAATTAACTTTGATGAAGGTGCTGAGGATGCTAGTTTACCTAGCCCAATCAGTTTTAAAATTACCACTGAGATTGACTCAAAAGAAAGTGAAACAGGTATTGTATTTAGTGGTATCCCAGGTGGCCATGAGTTTTCTTCGTTAATCTTAGCTATTCTTCAAGCAGGCGGGCACACCCTCAAACTTGATGAAAGTATTCAGAATATGGTGAAGCGTATTGGTCAGCCACTTCAATTCCAGACTTATGTGTCTTTGTCTTGCCACAACTGTCCAGAAGTTGTGCAAGCGCTGAACCAGTTTGCGCTGTTAAATGACGGTATCAGTAACGAAATGATTGATGGTGGTCTGTTCCAAGAGCAGGTTGAAGCCAACAATATTCAAGGGGTACCAGCAGTATTCTTAAATGGTCAACCTTTCTTAAATGGTAAAGTAGATACTGCACGTATTATTGATAAATTACAGCAGCAGTATCCTGATTTATTGTCTGCCGTAGAAGATGATGCTGAGCAGTTAGAGCGTCAAGATGTGACAGTTATCGGTGGTGGTCCAGCCGGTGTGGCGTCAGCGATTTATAGCGCACGTAAAGGTCTTAAAGTAACACTTATCGCTGACCGTATTGGTGGACAGGTGAAAGACACCCAAAGTATCGAAAACTTAATCTCAGTGCCGTTAACCACAGGTAATGAGTTATCAGCGAACTTTGAAAAGCACTTAAAAGAGTATGAGATCACCATCAAAGAGCACGTCAGTGTGAAAGAGCTTAGCGAGACTGAAGATGAAAATTACACTATTCATCTAAATACGGGCGAGCAGTTTGAAACCCGCAGTATTATTTTAGCGACAGGGGCGCAGTGGCGTAAATTGAACGTTCCTGGTGAAGAAGAAAACATTGGTAGTGGCGTTGCTTATTGTCCACACTGTGATGGTCCATTCTTCAAAGGTAAAGATATTGCTGTCGTGGGTGGGGGTAACTCTGGTATCGAAGCGGCACTAGATTTGGCAGGCATTGTGAAAAATGTCACCGTGTTTGAGTTTGCTGACGACTTAAAAGCGGACCAAGTGTTGGTCAATAAAGCCAAATCAATCGACAACATTAATATCATTACTTCTGCGGCCACAAAAGAGATTAAAGCCACAGATGGTAAGGTAACTTCGATCGTTTATGAAGACCGCACCACGGGTGAAACCAAAGAGCAAGACTTGTCAGCCGTGTTCGTACAAATTGGTTTGGTACCAAACTCAGAGTTTGTTAAAGGCTTCGTGGATATGAACCGCTTCGGCGAGATTGAAATTGATGAAGCGTGTAAGACTGACCGCCGTGGTATCTTCGCAGCAGGTGACGTAACTACCGTACCATTCAAGCAAATCAACATCGCCATGGGTGAGGGTTCAAAAGCGGCCTTGTCAGCATTTGAATACCTAGTCATGCAGTAA
- a CDS encoding winged helix-turn-helix domain-containing protein, translated as MPKKTPRNHKLTDHDFLQLSKTEGNARARIRLLMLHQLSQGHPIATVAENFGYNPRGVYTIRRKYWLHGITSVYDAAGRGRKSLLAEKDIEPFKQAIVEAQQQRGGGRLTAKDIAQIAKEQFNANYTPKAIYPLMKRIGMSWISARSQHPKADPKVMEAYKKTSLSR; from the coding sequence ATGCCGAAAAAGACCCCTAGAAATCATAAACTCACAGACCACGATTTTCTGCAACTATCTAAAACAGAAGGCAATGCCAGAGCGCGAATCAGACTACTCATGCTGCATCAACTGAGTCAAGGTCATCCTATAGCGACCGTAGCAGAGAACTTTGGCTATAACCCTAGAGGCGTCTATACCATAAGAAGGAAATACTGGTTGCATGGTATCACTAGTGTCTATGACGCAGCTGGCAGAGGCAGAAAGAGTCTTTTAGCAGAAAAAGACATAGAACCATTCAAACAAGCGATAGTAGAAGCTCAGCAGCAAAGAGGTGGTGGTAGGCTCACGGCAAAAGACATCGCACAAATCGCCAAGGAACAATTTAACGCCAACTATACCCCTAAAGCGATCTATCCTCTCATGAAACGTATTGGTATGAGCTGGATATCTGCGCGTAGTCAGCATCCTAAGGCAGATCCTAAAGTCATGGAGGCATATAAAAAAACTTCCTTGAGCAGGTAA
- a CDS encoding protein tyrosine phosphatase family protein — MSDSLTIYKQIYPIQCPKLSEMGYRSIINVRPDNEVENQPSSELLCSAATQANLAYSYIPYDEERLSCATVAHFAEQYHKMPKPIMLFCGSGARAKLLYQSALMQGLL; from the coding sequence ATGAGCGATTCGTTAACCATATACAAGCAAATTTATCCCATTCAATGCCCAAAACTCTCTGAGATGGGATACCGCTCGATTATAAATGTCCGCCCTGATAATGAAGTGGAAAACCAACCTTCAAGTGAATTGTTGTGTTCTGCGGCCACGCAAGCCAACTTAGCGTACTCTTATATCCCTTATGATGAAGAGCGTTTAAGCTGTGCGACAGTGGCACATTTTGCTGAGCAATATCATAAAATGCCAAAGCCTATCATGCTGTTTTGTGGCTCTGGTGCTCGTGCCAAGTTGTTATATCAAAGTGCCTTAATGCAAGGGCTGCTATAG
- a CDS encoding protein tyrosine phosphatase family protein: MSHQVSFAGQITPEQVKEVAAQGFKTIINNRPDGEAPDQPTSAEIEAAAKEAGLAYKEISFAGNELNMQHVEDFADYFNQAEQPILMFCRTGNRSNGLYEAAKQRDMLDD, from the coding sequence ATGAGTCATCAAGTTAGTTTTGCCGGTCAAATTACACCAGAACAGGTAAAAGAAGTGGCCGCTCAAGGCTTTAAAACCATTATTAATAACCGTCCAGATGGTGAAGCACCTGACCAACCTACCAGTGCTGAAATTGAAGCAGCGGCAAAAGAAGCTGGCCTAGCCTACAAAGAAATCTCATTTGCGGGTAATGAATTAAACATGCAACATGTTGAAGATTTTGCTGATTACTTCAATCAAGCAGAGCAACCTATTTTGATGTTCTGCCGTACCGGTAACCGTTCTAATGGCTTATATGAAGCTGCCAAACAGCGTGATATGTTAGACGACTAG
- a CDS encoding AOC03_06830 family ribosome hibernation factor — protein sequence MKATLKSLRETTAKPAVSIFVKTHRQHPDNEQDPIALKNQLKVAEERITDEYDKNTATTILENIHAKTNDLNHNYNLDTLAIFASKDDAQVVRLPFDAKERVIIDERFATRDLVRDMASAVHYYIVVLGRDQARLIEAANNRVVKEFDADDAAQNNMENIPFPIENNSLYKTGDGGSDRSANNENSVLKEYFNRIDKSVQELWGEHKMPLVLVGDNRNISYYKEVCDRPENIIGAVSNVTDLEQGSAQHIVDGVQEAVEDYRTSLHEAALGEIDKARGADVLRTDLQEIYRSAFQGAGETLYVRRGYMQPAKIDEKAQTLTLADDPAAEGVTDDAISDIIEHVMHNGGKVVFLPEELMGDDLPIALVTRY from the coding sequence ATGAAAGCCACTTTAAAAAGTTTACGTGAAACAACCGCAAAGCCTGCTGTTAGTATCTTTGTAAAAACGCATAGACAGCATCCAGATAATGAGCAAGACCCTATTGCCTTAAAAAACCAACTTAAAGTTGCGGAAGAGCGTATTACTGATGAATACGACAAAAATACAGCAACTACTATCTTAGAAAATATTCACGCTAAAACAAACGATTTAAACCATAACTATAATTTAGACACATTGGCTATCTTTGCGAGCAAAGATGATGCGCAAGTAGTGCGTTTACCGTTTGATGCCAAAGAGCGTGTGATCATTGATGAACGCTTTGCTACTCGTGATTTGGTTCGTGATATGGCAAGTGCCGTTCACTACTATATTGTGGTGCTAGGTCGTGACCAAGCCCGTCTCATTGAAGCCGCTAATAACCGTGTGGTTAAAGAGTTTGATGCAGATGATGCTGCCCAGAACAATATGGAAAATATTCCTTTCCCTATTGAAAATAACAGCTTATATAAAACAGGCGATGGCGGCTCTGACCGTTCAGCCAACAACGAAAATAGTGTTCTAAAAGAATACTTTAACCGTATTGATAAAAGTGTCCAAGAGCTTTGGGGCGAGCATAAAATGCCGTTAGTGCTTGTCGGTGACAATCGAAATATTAGTTACTATAAAGAAGTGTGTGACCGCCCAGAAAATATCATTGGCGCAGTGTCTAATGTTACTGACTTAGAGCAGGGCAGTGCTCAGCATATCGTTGATGGAGTACAAGAAGCTGTAGAGGACTATCGTACGTCGCTTCATGAAGCTGCTTTAGGCGAAATTGATAAAGCCCGTGGTGCAGATGTTTTGCGTACTGATTTACAAGAAATTTATCGTTCTGCCTTCCAAGGTGCTGGCGAGACTCTATATGTTCGTCGTGGCTATATGCAGCCTGCGAAAATCGATGAAAAAGCACAGACTTTAACGTTGGCTGACGATCCTGCAGCAGAAGGCGTAACGGATGATGCGATTAGTGATATCATTGAGCATGTGATGCACAATGGCGGTAAGGTGGTGTTCTTACCTGAAGAACTGATGGGCGATGACCTACCCATTGCTTTGGTAACTCGCTATTAG
- the rnr gene encoding ribonuclease R encodes MTWNDPNAQQEAQNYDNPIPSRLLILQTLADKGELTHKQLAESFGIDNEDQFDALGNRLKAMSRDGQVNRDGRPYKYRAVTKQDVVTGTVSAHAKGFGFVVLDDMPDLFLHEKQMRWVFNGDTVNAIGTTTDNRGRTEGRIVEVIDRQQTHFIGTLEKDDEGYTVSLSSPNNHQPITVTAQNVEALKAKPGYPVKVDIIDWPTQHEFATGKIINVMDDDNDREVIIETTLLNYDIPSEFGAGVLKQANSYQEPTEKEINGRTDVRQLPLVTIDGEDSRDFDDAVYAEKRSGGNYRVVVAIADVSHYVTPNSALDHEAFERGTSVYFPHHVVPMLPEVLSNGLCSLNPGVDRLCMVADIKLSRAGNITGYEFYPSVMHSQARLTYNQVNDYFDGNLENVPESLTGNKDVKKSVDTMHQLYKVLVKKREERNAMEFETPETYIKFNEEGGIDAIVPRTRGDSHKLIEELMLLANTCAANFALKNELPVLYRNHDKPDSEKSRTVHEYAKNFGISFPEENPTQADYKRIIEATKDRPDAVSIHSMLLRSMMQAKYSPDNIGHFGLAYDEYSHFTSPIRRYPDLMLHRAIKAKVTGKKQPEMDFTLEEAGQQTSDTERRAEKASRFVESWLKCHYMKDHVGEEFDGVVTTVTSFGLFINLTELFIDGLVHISNVGKDYFVYDEKQQQLIGQDKGTVYGLGDLVRIKVAAVNMDLLQIDFELIAKLKASALNQTKKDDTATKAKQKQSNQNGQSKGADEKKPSRRRNSRGRGKPKS; translated from the coding sequence ATGACCTGGAACGATCCTAACGCACAACAAGAAGCTCAAAACTATGACAACCCTATTCCTAGCCGTTTGCTCATTTTGCAAACTTTGGCCGATAAGGGTGAGCTTACTCACAAACAATTGGCTGAATCATTTGGTATAGATAATGAAGACCAATTTGATGCCCTTGGCAATCGTCTAAAAGCGATGAGTCGCGATGGCCAAGTTAACCGCGATGGCAGACCTTATAAGTATCGTGCTGTGACCAAACAAGATGTGGTCACCGGTACTGTGTCTGCACACGCTAAAGGCTTTGGCTTCGTTGTACTAGACGATATGCCAGATTTGTTCTTACACGAAAAACAAATGCGCTGGGTATTTAACGGTGATACTGTTAATGCCATTGGCACCACTACCGATAATAGAGGCCGCACAGAAGGCCGTATTGTTGAGGTAATTGACCGTCAGCAGACTCATTTTATCGGTACTTTGGAAAAAGACGATGAAGGGTATACGGTTAGTTTATCTAGCCCCAATAATCATCAGCCGATTACTGTCACTGCCCAAAACGTTGAAGCTTTGAAAGCCAAACCTGGCTATCCGGTTAAAGTGGATATTATTGACTGGCCCACTCAGCATGAATTCGCCACCGGTAAAATTATCAACGTAATGGACGATGATAATGACCGTGAAGTGATCATCGAAACCACTTTATTAAACTACGATATTCCAAGTGAGTTTGGTGCTGGTGTGCTAAAACAAGCCAACAGTTATCAAGAACCCACTGAAAAAGAAATCAATGGTCGTACTGATGTTCGTCAGTTGCCTTTAGTGACTATCGACGGGGAAGACTCGCGCGATTTCGATGATGCGGTCTATGCCGAAAAACGTTCAGGTGGTAACTATCGTGTGGTGGTGGCCATTGCTGATGTGAGTCATTATGTCACTCCAAACTCAGCGCTAGACCATGAAGCCTTTGAACGTGGTACTTCAGTTTATTTCCCACATCATGTGGTACCGATGTTACCTGAAGTGTTGTCTAACGGTTTGTGTTCTTTAAACCCAGGTGTTGACCGTCTTTGTATGGTGGCAGACATCAAGCTATCACGCGCCGGTAATATCACAGGCTATGAGTTCTATCCCTCGGTCATGCATTCTCAAGCTCGCTTAACGTATAACCAAGTAAACGATTACTTTGATGGCAACTTGGAGAATGTTCCTGAGTCGCTAACTGGCAATAAAGACGTTAAAAAATCTGTCGATACTATGCATCAGTTGTATAAAGTGCTGGTTAAAAAGCGCGAAGAGCGTAATGCGATGGAGTTTGAAACGCCAGAAACCTACATTAAGTTTAATGAAGAAGGTGGCATTGATGCTATCGTGCCTCGTACCCGTGGCGATTCTCATAAACTGATTGAAGAGTTGATGCTATTGGCCAATACGTGTGCGGCTAACTTTGCTCTAAAAAATGAGCTGCCTGTGTTATACCGCAACCACGACAAGCCTGACTCTGAAAAGTCGCGTACCGTACACGAGTATGCGAAAAACTTTGGTATTAGTTTCCCAGAAGAAAATCCAACTCAGGCCGATTATAAGCGCATCATTGAAGCCACTAAAGACCGTCCAGATGCTGTCAGTATTCACAGCATGCTATTGCGCTCTATGATGCAAGCCAAATACTCGCCAGATAACATTGGTCACTTCGGTTTAGCGTATGATGAGTACTCGCACTTTACTTCGCCTATTCGCCGTTATCCTGACTTAATGTTACACCGTGCGATTAAAGCCAAAGTAACCGGTAAGAAGCAACCAGAAATGGACTTCACCCTTGAGGAAGCCGGTCAGCAAACTTCAGATACTGAGCGCCGTGCCGAAAAAGCCTCTCGTTTCGTAGAGAGCTGGTTGAAGTGTCATTATATGAAAGACCATGTTGGTGAAGAGTTTGATGGTGTGGTTACCACTGTAACCAGTTTTGGTTTATTCATCAACTTGACCGAGTTATTTATCGATGGACTAGTGCACATCTCTAATGTGGGTAAAGACTACTTCGTTTATGATGAAAAACAGCAGCAGCTTATTGGTCAAGACAAAGGTACTGTCTACGGCTTAGGCGACTTAGTACGCATTAAGGTAGCTGCAGTCAATATGGACTTATTGCAAATTGATTTTGAGCTTATTGCTAAGCTTAAAGCCAGTGCGCTAAACCAGACTAAGAAAGATGATACGGCGACTAAGGCAAAGCAAAAACAGTCTAATCAAAATGGTCAAAGTAAAGGCGCTGATGAGAAGAAACCTTCTCGTCGCCGTAATAGCCGAGGCCGTGGCAAACCTAAGTCTTAA
- a CDS encoding endonuclease/exonuclease/phosphatase family protein: protein MINSNSITVTTYNIHKGMSPLNRHVVTQRMGLALKQINPDIMCLQEVQGQNLKRMLKYNEYPNQSQHEWFGEFLDCQHSYGKNSEYGNGHHGNAVLSRHPLDPKHNVNITVNKLEQRGVLHCEVLPLGWEEPVVVLCAHLNLLENDREKQYRAIAAYVNDTIDQNRPLILAGDFNDWKKVSCQKLADELNMTEAFMEMHHKLLPTYPAKLPVLSLDRIYVRNLKIKRAWVHKGKPWSSLSDHLPISAELCP, encoded by the coding sequence ATGATTAATTCTAACAGTATTACGGTGACCACCTATAACATACACAAAGGTATGTCGCCGCTAAACCGCCATGTGGTCACTCAAAGAATGGGCTTGGCTCTAAAACAAATCAATCCTGATATTATGTGCTTGCAAGAAGTACAAGGTCAGAACTTGAAGCGCATGCTCAAATACAATGAATATCCGAACCAATCGCAGCATGAGTGGTTTGGAGAGTTTTTGGACTGTCAACACAGCTATGGCAAAAATTCGGAGTATGGCAATGGTCATCATGGCAATGCTGTACTTAGTCGCCATCCTTTAGACCCCAAGCACAATGTCAATATTACTGTGAATAAGCTTGAACAAAGGGGGGTGCTACACTGTGAAGTGCTGCCGCTAGGTTGGGAGGAACCTGTAGTTGTATTGTGTGCCCATTTAAATCTGTTAGAGAACGATAGAGAAAAGCAGTACAGAGCGATTGCGGCTTATGTTAACGATACCATTGATCAAAATCGTCCTTTAATATTGGCAGGCGATTTTAATGATTGGAAAAAAGTGTCTTGTCAGAAGTTAGCAGATGAGCTGAATATGACAGAAGCTTTTATGGAAATGCATCACAAGTTATTGCCCACTTATCCTGCCAAACTTCCAGTACTTAGCTTAGACCGTATTTATGTGCGTAACCTAAAAATTAAACGAGCATGGGTACACAAAGGTAAACCATGGTCTTCCTTATCCGATCACCTGCCTATCAGTGCGGAGCTTTGTCCATAA
- a CDS encoding IS630 family transposase, with amino-acid sequence MKQVDIWFQDETRIGQQGSITRVWHYKGQRPRVVRQQQFESTYLFGAFNPATGESVGLVLPYVNKQAMALHMEEISKAVPEGRHAVVVMDGALWHQPSLDQDNVTMLKLPPYSPELNPAEQVWQYLKQHWLSNRCFESYDAIVDAACDAWNALCNETNLIRSITQREWCDLSVIF; translated from the coding sequence ATCAAGCAAGTTGATATATGGTTTCAGGATGAAACACGTATTGGCCAACAAGGCTCTATCACAAGGGTTTGGCACTATAAAGGACAAAGACCTCGAGTCGTCAGGCAACAGCAGTTTGAATCGACTTATCTATTTGGTGCCTTTAATCCGGCGACAGGTGAGAGTGTTGGACTTGTTCTACCTTATGTGAATAAGCAAGCCATGGCATTGCATATGGAGGAAATCAGTAAAGCTGTTCCTGAAGGTCGGCATGCCGTGGTGGTTATGGATGGGGCGCTATGGCACCAACCAAGTTTGGATCAAGACAATGTGACCATGCTTAAATTGCCTCCCTACTCACCTGAGCTTAACCCTGCTGAACAGGTATGGCAGTACCTTAAACAGCATTGGTTATCTAATCGCTGTTTTGAGAGTTATGATGCGATTGTCGATGCGGCATGTGACGCTTGGAATGCATTGTGTAATGAGACTAACTTAATTAGGTCTATCACTCAGCGGGAGTGGTGCGACTTGAGTGTTATTTTTTAG